One Ciconia boyciana chromosome 20, ASM3463844v1, whole genome shotgun sequence DNA window includes the following coding sequences:
- the LOC140661871 gene encoding uncharacterized protein: protein MGLGLLFLAVLATLVSCEYPEGNRVFGGRGAYRVPQSCWHLAGPVFPSREQDFCHVPVLRLGTGKVGAGLQKSWGLQVDALLSTAGVRGWAEMSICWACTTSLQVSEVWGAGGKGGPQPPAQPCSALLPAAPGDLDTYWSGTAPICLGGCKGKHKELKRSQCGNGSCCWLGYKSFCRVNCGRPEADFNSVVYGNDWWVGSVVRYSCRPGFLLLGDPASACQSNGHWTPKPTCLRICLRGRIEISERDITGRCSSSCSTQAHLGAFLNRGCIKISACVTKHSGWARWFLRCDVCECDCHVPCASSG from the exons ATGGGACTGggcctcctcttcctcgccGTGCTGGCCACGCTGGTCTCCTGCGAGTACCCAGAAGGTAACAGGGTgtttgggggaagaggggctTACAGGgtgccccagagctgctggcacCTGGCTGGACCAGTCTTCCCCAGCAGGGAGCAAGACTTTTGTCATGTCCCTGTGCTGAGGCTTGGCACAGGGAAAGTGGGAGCTGGCTTGCAGAAGAGCTGGGGGCTGCAAGTGGATGCACTCCTCAGCACAGCAGGGGTCAGGGGGTGGGCTGAGATGAGCATTTGCTGGGCTTGTACCACCTCCCTGCAGGTCTCTGAGGTCTGGGGAGCTGGTGGGAAGGGTGGtcctcagcccccagcccagccctgctctgccttgctCCCTGCGGCACCAGGAGACCTGGATACTTACTGGTCTGGCACAGCGCCCATCTGCTTGGGGGGCTGCAAGGGGAAGCACAAGGAGCTGAAGAGGAGCCAGTGCGGAAacggcagctgctgctggctgggctaCAAGTCCTTCTGCCGAG tgaACTGCGGGCGACCCGAAGCGGACTTCAACTCGGTAGTGTATGGCAACGACTGGTGGGTTGGCTCAGTGGTGCGGTACAGCTGCCGGCCTGGattcctgctgctgggggaccCGGCCAGCGCCTGCCAGTCCAACGGCCACTGGACCCCCAAGCCCACCTGCCTCC ggatcTGCTTGCGAGGTCGGATCGAGATCAGCGAGCGGGATATTACTGGGAGGTGCTCCTCATCTTGCAGCACCCAGGCTCACCTGGGAGCTTTCCTCAACCGTGGTTGCATCAAGATCTCAGCCTGTGTCACCAAGCACTCAGGCTGGGCTCGCTGGTTCCTGCGCTGCGATGTCTGCGAGTGTGACTGCCATGTCCCGTGCG CTTCCTCCGGGTAG
- the HINFP gene encoding histone H4 transcription factor, with protein sequence MPPAKAGGKEALVLQCEWEVCTYVASKMEEFCEHVAQHLQQHLPGEHRDEVDPLEEYTCLWQECGFCSPESSADLIRHVYFHCYHTKLKQWGLRALQSQSDVSHCQLDFQSRNIIPEIQENFLCLWEYCERSFDNPEWFYRHVEDHSFCSEYKAAGKENHVVLCGWKDCDCTFKGRCKLREHLRSHTQEKVVACPTCGGMFANNTKFFDHIRRQTALDQQRFQCSHCSKRFATERLLRDHMRNHVNHYKCPLCDMTCPLPSSLRNHIRFRHSEERPFKCDYCDYSCKNLIDLRKHLDTHSKEPAYRCEFEACSFTARSLCSIKLHYRKVHEGDSEPRYKCHVCDKCFTRGNNLTVHLRKKHQFKWPSGHPRFRYKEHEDGYMRLQLVRYESVELTEQLLKDREKRGEALDGSTECVVLSEGEGNLQGIILEAPAEAPLVENSITELQAAPLRPAPCSADNPEPAQPSAFPGAALSSEQEPGTPANPIIRVVNRTNEHGESETVYYVMASTSSEQVAAPGGLAMELEENVMDRLQKTAEELGIQIV encoded by the exons aTGCCGCCTGCCAAGGCTGGCGGCAAGGAGGCCTTGGTGCTGCAGTGCGAGTGGGAGGTGTGCACCTACGTGGCCTCGAAGATGGAGGAGTTTTGCGAGCATGTGgcccagcacctgcagcagcaccttccCGGGGAACACCGGGACGAGGTGGACCCTCTCG AGGAATACACGTGTTTGTGGCAGGAATGCGGTTTCTGTTCCCCAGAGAGCTCAGCTGACCTCATTCGCCACGTCTATTTCCACTGCTACCACACCAAGTTGAAGCAGTGGGGGCTGCGGGCCCTGCAGAGCCAGTCAGATGTGAGCCATTGCCAGCTGGACTTCCAGAGCCGCAATATCATCCCTGAGATCCAGGAGAACTTTCTGTGTCTGTGGGAGTACTGTGAG AGATCATTTGATAATCCCGAGTGGTTCTATCGGCACGTGGAGGATCACAGCTTCTGTTCGGAGTacaaggcagcagggaaggagaacCACGTGGTCCTCTGTGGCTGGAAAG ACTGCGACTGTACCTTTAAGGGGCGCTGCAAACTGCGGGAGCACTTGCGCAGCCACACGCAGGAGAAGGTGGTGGCCTGTCCTACCTGTGGGGGGATGTTCGCCAACAACACCAAGTTCTTTGACCATATCCGCCGTCAGACTGCGCTGGACC agcagaggtttCAGTGTTCTCACTGCTCCAAGAGGTTTGCCACAGAGAGGCTGCTCCGTGACCATATGAGGAACCATG TGAACCATTACAAGTGCCCTCTGTGTGACATGACGTGCCcactgccctcctccctgcgcAATCACATTCGTTTTCGGCACAGCGAGGAGCGGCCATTCAAGTGTGACTACTGTGACTACAG CTGCAAGAATCTTATTGACTTGAGGAAACATCTGGACACGCACAGCAAAGAGCCAGCCTATCGCTGCGAGTTTGAGGCTTGCAGCTTCACTGCACGTTCCCTCTGCTCCATCAAACTGCACTACCGGAAGGTCCatgag GGTGACTCAGAGCCCCGGTACAAGTGCCATGTCTGTGACAAGTGCTTCACACGTGGAAACAACCTCACTGTCCACCTCAGGAAGAAACATCAGTTTAAATGGCCCTCGGGGCATCCTCGCTTCAG GTACAAAGAACATGAGGATGGCTACATGAGGCTGCAGCTGGTGCGTTATGAGAGCGTGGAGCTGACAGAGCAGCTActgaaggacagagagaagCGGGGGGAGGCACTGGATGGCTCAACTGAGTGTGTGGTGCTGTCTGAGGGTGAGGGGAACCTGCAGGGCATCATTCTGGAGGCCCCGGCAGAGGCTCCCTTGGTGGAGAACAGTATCACTGAGCTGCAAGCGGCCCCGCTGCGCCCGGCCCCTTGCTCTGCTGACAACCCTGAGCCAGCACAGCCGAGTGCCTTCCCAGGAGCAGCGCTGTCGTCAGAGCAAGAGCCCGGCACCCCAGCCAACCCCATCATCCGTGTGGTGAACCGGACCAACGAGCACGGGGAGAGTGAGACTGTGTATTATGTCATGGCCAGCACATCCTCAGAGCAGGTGGCAGCACCCGGTGGGCTGGCTatggagctggaggagaacGTCATGGACCGTCTGCAGAAGACAGCTGAGGAGCTGGGCATCCAGATCGTGTGA